The sequence tgaattataagtgtttttgaaatatattatgtttgtttggtaaaaaattatcacattgtattataagtgtattaaaatgtgtgataaatgcattatccatcattaaaatttgtattatatttaaataataaatttatctttgtaatatgtattaaacttatattataaatgaattaaaagtggtcaagtgaaaaaaaaattattgctataaatgataaatatttttttattattttttccactTGAATGATTgcaaaatagaagaaaaatagaaaatgctcatttttttcatatctaGACCTATTGTTTTTGGGTTACACATTTGCAAAATTATAACTGGATCATTTTATTGCAGCATGCATGTGTGAGTTTATACTTAATATGCATTTTTTTCGTTgctcttttaatttatcaaatttcatGTATACATAGTCATATAGAAGTTTGTGATAATTAGAAAATCTaatgaatttaatatataaaccTGTTAATAATTAGAAAATCTGATAATATGAACCTGCTAATTGAGTTAtaagtaacaaaatataaaagtaaaattaagattGTCCTAtactttatatttaatataatatataaaaaaaaacaatatgcATAAACACAAAGGATCACGTACTtacataattattaattttaatagagACAAGGTATTTTAAAGAAAAGTCGTTGAAAGATAAACtttattaaaaagataaattcaaaatacgttaatttttaattttcataattttatttgataatgttGTTAGATTCTCTCATGTAACTGGAAAATCAATATATACATTCATCAAACTCgactttaatttatattttataaacattGAGAAAgcctttttaataaaaagagcAATATTTATCCTTCGGGGTGAGCCAGTGGTTTGAgtttgggacttccatgttggaggtttTAAGTTCAAAACCTATTGCCGATGAAAGCAAGGGGTCTTGCCTTTTGGGTCGAGCTCTGCGGGTTatctctcctatgtggtttgtgAGTTATTGCTTAGGAGCGGGGGTTCTACCCTATGCGCACCCAAAGAATAGCAACTGCGAATTTCTCGTCATAAAAAAAgagcaatattttttttcttgaaataactCAATTGACGatcaaaaatttgataaataaagagaacacgtaatttttatattttgtgaaaatgtTAGAgtgtgtaatatttttttaaatacacttTTGTTAACacaatatttattcaaaaaaaatttgtattgaTTAAAATACTAATCgaattatatgttatttaaaGAAATGTCATTATTCATGTTTTAATAACGCACTTAGTTTCCAATATGAAAATAGCTCTATTATGAGATTGTTGTAATTATAAATTCTCACCAAAGATTACAACAAAATAGAGGGGCTAACTTGCAATTAAACCAAAGAAGAAGGGGTTTGCAGGATCGGAAGGAAAAAGGGTTTAAGCAAATCTCCAAGAAAGAATCATGGCATCAATGGCGAATCAAGAAGAAGATTACGGCGTGTTGTTATACTACAAGTACGCCACCATTCCCGATCTTGAAGCACTATTCAACTTCTACGAGTCCAATTGCAAGTGTCTTTCCCTCCTGGGTCGTGTCCGCCTCTCTCACAATGGCGTCAATGTCACTGTAATTTCTCTTGCTTGCCCTTATTTCCATCATTTAAATGGAATATGAAGACCCCCATTTgttcaaaattgttttttttgaatgtcatttgCATTAGAGACATCATAATTTGTTTGATACTTACTAGCCATTTTTGGAGAGTCAgaacaatttttatattttttttttatctcttatGTAGTTTAGAcataagtaaattttatttgagttCGAACTCCAACACTCTTTTGGGATAGGAGTATTACGCACTGaaacaattatattttagtGTGATGCGTCTCCAAGTATGATGATTCTGACCTATTTGGCGGGTTTCTGCAGGTTGGGGGCAAGTTATCTGCTTTGGAGGAGCACATTGCTGCAGTGAAGTTGAATTGTTTGTTTGAAGGGACAGACTTTAAGCTTGCTTCTTGCCATGAACCATCAAATGATAGGGTCGCCGTGGAATGTGGATTTACTTCCCTGTCCATACGTATAGTTAAGGTTGGATTACTAATTTCATCCTGTTCTATTTTTATGTTCTCATTTGCAGAAGAAGTTCATATGGTTGATTCCGATTAGTTGTCAGACTTGGTCATACCTATGGAACTTAATGCTTTCATTAGTAGCAAATTAGTAAGTTAATTGAATGAAAAACTTGTCCATGTTTTGGCCTTTTCTCTAAATAGAAGTTTGGTTGCTACTTTCTGTATGATAGAATTAAAGGTACTGCAAATGTGTGGGCAATCGGCATTGACCCTGCTACTCACTGTTCTTGACTTGCATCCTCAAAGTTACAATTCACAATTTTATTTACTGAATGTCTACCTTTGTGGGTAGAAGTTCTGCTACGACGTATAAACTCCTAAGTCATACGTATCTAATTTAGCAATTAGAAACCGAACTATAGCAAAGTTTGATatgtataaaaagaaaaacaaaattgcAATGAATTTGTTAATTGTATGTATTCATTGAACTATAAGTCTCGACAcctattgattttttttccaaaccATATAACTTGCTAAGTAACATAGGATCAGAAGAAGCTGGAGTAATCTCCTCCAAAACCCTTAGATGATTATTTCTTTTTGAAGCCAAACCATTGGAGCAATGTCTCGGAACAATCACACTTGTGCCTACTTTGGGGGTCTAACCACACTCTGCGAGTTATTGATTTTGAAATACCGGGGACTATGGCCCTTCTACTCTAATTCCAACTTAATAATCTTTTGTTCGCAGCAGGATTCAAACCTGTCACTTGCACCTAATCCGTACTTCACAAAATTTCATCCTTGCCATTGGCCTAGCCCTTTGGGCATACCATTGGAGCAATGTAGAAATAGGCTATCTTGATACTACTCTGTCCTGATCCTATATTTCTTAAATGCTGTTGTTGGTCTTGGTCTTCGACTGGCATCTTCTACGTACGCATGATATTGTTGATATTTCTAACCAAAATAACAATAAGGGTAAATTGGGTGTCTACTAAAGAAAACCAAATGCTGCTAGCTTCGGCTATCCATTTGACTTGGCCAGCAAATCTTGGATATAATGTCTATGTGGAGTGAAACTGACTGTAATCGGGATGTTGAACTTTGTCTAGGCTAATAACAGAGCACATAgactttgaaataaaaaagtaattgaGTAAGCATCTATTGGTGACAATAAAATGTGTTGAATTTTCTTACATGAAGAGGAAAATCTGGCTAATTTTTGTTGAGTAATTGACTTGTAGTGAAGTTTGCTTGTCTTTATCTCTTTCTTGATCGTTTTCTTTCCAAGTGATGCTAACCTCACCTTCTCACTCAGGAATTGGTAACTTTAAGTTCCTGTCCCCTGCCAAGTTCACCTCTTGATATTTCAAATGCGGGGAAGCATCTATCTGCAGCTGAATTCCACTCTGTCCTTCACAATGTTGGTTTGTGCTCCACCTCTTTGATGAAGCTTAATCAATGTGCTTTTAAGTAAACTATGATATTATTCTGATGTTCTCACATTGAGATTTGTAGGAGGAATCTGCATATTTCTCTAGTAGCTGTTTAATTTTCTGTCTTTTACCAGGGAACTCTCAAGACAAACTGATTCCAAGCAGCGATAAAGGAACTGTCCTTATTGATGCAAGGAATTTATATGAGACTAGAATCGGGAAGTTTTATACTCCAAATGTAGAGACTTTGGATCCAGAAATCCGGCAGTACAGTGACCTCCCTTCTTGGATAGATAACAACTCCGAGAAGTTGCGTGGGAACAATATTCTCATGTACGTGTTGTTCCACAACATTGTATCCTTGTTGGGTGGATTATAATTCTGATGAATTGCATGAACTATTTCTCTTATGTTCATTCTTGTgattttgcatttttatttgatGCTATCTTATGCATTTTACATTGAGAGAAACTGTACAGGGTTTACTTCTACTCAGTTAAAGTGCTGCTGCTATCCTGCTTCACTAGTTAGTTCCCTTCAAATTTCCAGTCTCCCCTTGGCTTTATGTTACATTGCAGGAGATGATTTGTTCTAAACTTCAAATCTGTGGCATTGTGCCTTCATGTTATTATACAGCAGTGAACTAAAAACTTGTTTCCTTTTGTTGTAATCTGTGCCCTTCAACTATTATGTGTAGAACACATTGTGTTTACTGTCTAGTTGCTACAATTTGCAGCTTATTCCTCTTactgtttttcttttaaaaaaattgtttttcccCTTTTGTTTCTTGAATATGGCTTTATGATACATTACTATCGGTAGATTTAGGTGCATGGAAAAGTGTCAGGACTAAGGAGTAATAAATGTTGGATAGTGCAACAGGCATTTAATTCAAAGTTAAGATGTTAAATAACATTGTATTGATGCTTAACtatcaaaatatacttgaatgcAATGTaatatattggtagtatagatAATTTCTTTAGGAATATTACGATTTGGAAGGAAAAGAGTGGATGAGTAGTTGCAGAGGATAATGTGTTAAATGCATGTAATTCAGAGTTAGATGTAAAATAGCAGCACCTAGACTCTTAATTATCAGATGTAACACTGTATGAATTGCTTGCATTCTAATAATGATCTACATCCTGCTGTTGTATGAGAATCTGGGTTTTTATCGCCTGTTGATGTTTTTCAGGTACTGTACGGGAGGAATTAGATGCGAGATGGCATCAGCCTATATCAGGTCTAAAGGTGCCggctttgaaaatgttttccagGTAAACTGTTAAGAAAACCAGATCTTCTAGTGCAGTTGTTTAACATTGTTGGGCCTTTCTCTGGCATTGGAAAGTTCAACTAAACtatgatttatattttcttaagtGCTATTCTGATGAATTTGGAGTGTGAAACCTCATGTCAATGGTTaaccttttaaaattttattttgaaaccaTGAAATTGATCTTTTAAGCTTTGCCATGGTAAGCTCGAGATTTCATAATGCTTAGATGGACGTGTTTGAAATATCCATGTTTTGCTTTCTAAAGAATTTCTTTTTGGAGAATAACCAGATCCATTTTtaaattccattttttttttagaaattccaTTTCATGACTATCAGGATCTTTGTGATGTGGAAAAATTCTGGCTTACCGGCTAAATTATGTTTAGTGTTGATTCAAAGTATTTGCTTTCCACAGCTTTATGGTGGGATACAACGATATCTGGAGCAATTTCCTGATGGTGGTTTTTTCAGAGGAAAGAATTTTGTCTTTGATCACAGGTATGATCACTGTACTTCCATGCTTCCTAGTCAAGCCCTAGTCAGATTCTTGGTTTCACTGATCCAGCATTCTCACTGCTGTGATTACAATCTTAAACTAATACTAGGAAACATCTCCGTCCAAAATATGTGTCTCTGCACTTTATCTCAGAGGAAATAACTACAAAATAATGCAGCTCTTCATGTTGGCACATTAAGCATATAGGTCTTTCACTcgatatatttatttatttccaaaagatgCATAATAGCAGAAACTTATTTTTTTCCTGCGTCAGTATCCATGCCAtaatactcttttgggaatgcTGTGCTGGGTGTCATTTACTTTCTTTGTAGAGTATTCACCAATCACTGGAGTCATTCTCAATGTTTTGCCCTGCTTCTTTCTGATTTTTCCAGGGTTTCAGTTGGAAGCTCAGATTCAAGAATTTTGGGTACTTGTCTTCTCTGTAGTTCTCCTTTTGATGATTACTCGCCACGGACCCGGTGCACGTACTGTAGGATGCTTGTATTAATCTGTGATAATTGCCGGGTAAGTATCACTAGGAAGATTGATCTGACAATCTCTTGATTGCATTAGACAGATTGGGTACTAATAACTATTTGGTGGCTCAAAAATTCAATGCATANTGTGATAATTGCCGGGTAAGTATCACTAGGAAGATTGATCTGACAATCTCTTGATTGCATTAGATAGATTGGGTACTAATAACTATTTGGTGGCTCAAAAATTCAATGCATACTTGTCTTGTGAACTTGATTATTTGAGAAGGAATTTTCAATTGTATTTGCTTAGACTCTCATAGGAGCTCTTCATAAAGTGTGAAGATATGTGACTCCCtgctttttttgttttcttttttcttttctttttttaactaGAAACCTTCACCTGGCAGTTGCAGTTGCTTGTTAGAGATTTACTTTCTTCCAGAGGTTCTTTACTATCATTAATTATTGCAAATAGGCAGTGGTATAGGAGTGCTATGCGGCAGAAAGAGATGTAACAAAGTGGTAGGCAAGTTTCATAAGAAGGTTGTGAGACCATTAAATTTTACATTGGAATGGATGTCTTAGAAATGCGGATGTCAAGATAGATGCACGGTTATACATGATTGGGTAAAATTAGAAATCATTAACTCCGGCAATGAGCTCAAGAAGCACATATAGAGAATAGAATGAGAAGGTTGCATGAAATGATTTGACCATGCCcaacatagacctctacatgcAATGTCTTGGTGTTACCACACTATCATGATTGACAATGATAAAAGGGTATGAGCTACATGTAAAGTCAATGGAGGAAAGTTGTCTTAGCTGAGCTacaattttttggaaaatttaacaAAGACTAGAACATAATGGAAGCAAAGGATTTATATATGCAGTGCCGCATATTGGAATTTAGGCTTAATTGTTGTCATTATAGTTACATTAGGGCCAATATTTGCCAGGATTCTCAACCTCCACTTTTAGATAATCTCCAATTTACACTTCTTTCATAATGAAGAAATCCATTATTTCCAGTTTTGAAATTCATAGGATAATAGCCCCTCCTCTCTATctttctccacttaaatactcGGTTTGGTTCACCAGAAAGGGTTCAGactcatgaggtttacttaccCTGCAGGTGAGTCTCTAATTTACCTTTAATGACAAGTATTTGAGTTAGAATGAAAGGGGTCTGAATAGAGGGGGTTAGATAGTAAGGATTCATCTAGCTATTTCCAGCTAACCTGGGATTGAAGAATAATTGAATGGTTAATACAAACAGACAATAGCTTTCTTCTTTTAGTCCTTTGGTTGTTATGCTATCGACAGATTATGCAAGGTGAGAATGAATACTATAAAAGTATCTATAAACATGGACGCagaaagaaataaaggaaaGAGACTAGCTGCAGGATGCTTGTGTAGTACTTGAACTGTTGTTGCATGGTGTGTATATAGCAGTGATGAGTGCATGAAGCATATTCTTTGATGGTTAACAGCTAGATCTCAATTCTCAACTAATGATCGTTGCTTGTATTGCCTTAAGACCTATCTGCTGAGAAATTTTAGCATTAATTTTGGGTTCCCATCAgaaaccttgatgatggataTTCATTACCTAGTAAGTACTTTTGGATTGATTCTCCCAATTAATTGATGAGCAAGGCCCATCATATCTTTCATCTTTTTCTGGACTTCCGGCGAACTACTAGATATCTGCTTTCTCTTTTTAtgaaatcaaatcaatttaataatattGCTTTAAAGTATTTGAGTTTGATGTAACATCTATGTACCCTTTTCAAATATTCAAAGTTCCAAGTATGACATTATTACTGTAACATAATGGTCTTGTCTCAATCATCTTGGAAGTCAACTTTGTATGCTCAATTTGGGATATCAGGTGTATTTCCTTTTTGATTGTTTTGTCATCTTTTCTTCATCTCTCGTCCTTTTTGTAAATGTTTCATGTCTTGCAGGAGAAGGATTCTTCTTATGTCTGTGAACTGTGCCAGAAAAATAGCCAGTGTATTCAGCCAACTTCAGCAACAGAGTTTGACGACTCAGTGGAAGTATCAGAAGTCAGGGAGCTTGAAGCTGTCTCTACCTCGGATAGAATTGCTCCATCTCCCTTGGTTTCAGGTAATACTATGGTGTCTAGAGTATTGTCTGAGTTCAGCTTTGCATGCACTCTTTGAACTTTGATCTAAGCGAGCTGTATGACTATCCAAATATTGTAGAGTAGGTATGCACCCTATTAGTTTTGATTTAAGCCGTGCTGTTTGACAATCAAAAATTGCTATAGTACACCATCTAACATTGTCGTGTTTCTTTTATTCCTCATGGCTCAGTGTTTGTGATTGTTTCTCGAGTCCCACTCATTGTTGCCAGCACACACTTGTTTAGGAAAACTAATTCAGGGATATGTTTTTAGGATTTTTCTTTTCTCTGCTTGGTGTTTCCAAAGACCGTTGACATTATGAAGTGGAATACACTGCAGGACCCAGGACATTGCGAAAACTGAGAATTCTTTGCCTTCATGGCTTCCGCCAGAATGCTTCTGGTTTCAAAGGCAGAACTGCATCGCTGGCCAAGAAACTCAAGAGCATTGCTGAGCTTGTCTTTGTGGATGCACCTCATGAATTGTCATTCATTTATCAAATTCGTAGAAACTGTGATTCTGCTTCAGAAATGGAAAATAACCGTCCACCCTCAGAGAATTGCAGTAAAAAGTTCTCATGGTTAGTTGCACCTGATCACATGGGAAAGAACGATTCTGACTGGAAGATAGCTGATAGTCCATTTGATCCTCTTCAGTACCAGAAGCAAACTGAAGGTTTCGACAAATCAATTGCATATGTAAAAGACTTATATTCTAAAACAGACCCTTTTGATGGGATATTGGGATTTTCACAAGGAGCTGCAATGGCCGCTTTAGTTTGCCTACATCAGCAGAAGCTAAAAGGAGAGATGGAATTCAGATTTGCGATTCTGTGCTCGGGGTTTGCTGTTAATATGAACAATTGCCAGCAAGGTTCAATCAATGTTCCTTCACTTCATATATTTGGCAACGACAAGGGTAAAGATAGACAGATAGAGAACCAAGCTAGTAGACATCTTGCTTCTGTGTTTGAGAATGGCTGCTCTGTTGTTATTGAACATGACTTTGGTCATATAATTCCTACAAGACCTCCATATATAGATCAGATAAAAGAATTCCTCAAACGTTTCATGTAAGTCAAAGCCTTGATGCACATCATCTTTTGCTGTAAAAGATTTAGGGATTATACTTAAGCTTGTACTATAACATGttagaatttgtataattgGCTTTTCTCTTTACTTCTCTCAAGATCAATTCATTCATGATCATGGGGTTGGCCCATTataacttctttttattttttaaatttattttttgggatAATTGGCTTGTTTCCTTACTTTTCTCCACTTAACTATCAAATTTGTGAGCAACAGAATTCAAATCCGTAATGTGTAGTTAACCTACATATATCATCGGTGTTGCGCTCTTACTACTAGACCAACCCTAACCATTATAGTCTCAAGATCCTCTCGGAATGTTGACACTTTAAAAAAGAACAACTTATATAAGCATTACAATTcgttttaatcattatttttttttctaaaaaaaattattttattcatttatgacagatttttttttccagaatcttgtgaaaactatataaaaacaCTTTCACAATGATTAggcaaaattattttatgttttaaaaagtacttttcttaaaaattatttaacaaaaataaatcatttttactttttagccACTTAGCCAAACATACTCTCAAGCCATAAAAATATCCTCCCaaaaacgaaaaagagaaaaagaaaatgagggtTAAAATGTTAACGAGGAAGGTAAAAGTGAGGGTTTTCTGCTGTTTCGTCAAAAAGAAGGGCGTCAAATCTGAAATAGTATAAATATTAGGACgaaatagataattaaatatttaatgggTCGCTACTTCAAATATAAGAAGTCATAGGGACCTTAAACCCCAAAGGGAGAAAAGTCAAGAAACACATAACAAAGGAACCACAGTTCTGGACCTAGTACCCCAGTCAAGAAGACGAACAAGaacaagaaacaagaaacaagaaacaACATGCAGGCTCTCCGAAGAAACCCACTTCACAAAATCTCATCAAGACTACTTAATCAAGTTtgtttatcttttcttttactcttcctaTGAACCTTGTCTGTTTCACTTCCAATTCTTGTTTTTGAGTTAGTAGTTTACATATATTGAGATATTGCATATTTCTTGAGGGCAttgaattaatgaatatattcaaAACTTCCATCCCATTTACCCCCCTGTTCGCAAAATTTAATCTTGAGTACTTTTGTTTTTGCAATGTAGTGGATTTCCCCCTCTTTCTTGGGTAAACTatggtttatttttgtttaaagtttgatttctgATGTCAAGATTTAGTaagtctttttcttattcaatttattttggtttcctgcttatataatatgatttggatATGATAGGTAGTCAAAACCAGTGCATATTCTACCAAGAAAGTTTATGATGCTGGGCAGCCAACTCCTGCCACTCACCCTCAGGTAATTCAACACTGCATATGTAGCATTGATACTTGGTAACATGGAATTAGGGCTTTTGACATTAACAAAAGATAAAGATTGAGTAAAATTTAATTCTCGTTTCCTTTTCTTGTACCCACCTTTCTCTGGAACACTCTGTTGGGAATAACAGTAAAATGTTGTTATGTAATTGCATGCAGTTAATGAAGGAAGGGGAGATTACTCCTGGCATTACCAGTGAAGAATATATGCAGAGAAGGAAGAAACTATTGGACTTCCTTCCGGAGAATAGTTTAGCAATTGTTGCAGCTGCTCCTACAAAAATGATGACCGATGTTGTACCTTACAATTTTAGGCAGGATGCTGACTATTTATACATCACTGGATGCCAACAACCTGGTGGTGTTGCAGTTCTAGGGCATGACTGTGGTTTATGCATGTTCATGCCAGAACCAAGCCTACAGGTACTTCCAGAATCATTCACTTGCCTTGTTTTTGTTGACAGGAAGCTGTTAATAAGAGGAAAGCTTTGTCATATTTATAGAacaaatatctcaattttagtaacattttttttagattCAGCCACTACTATGGTATTATGGTTCGTGTAGATTGTATAAAGTTAAAGATTGCTTCAAGTTTTAAAGTCAGAAGTATTTTTAGGACGTTCTTTGGCAAGGAGAAGTGGCTGGAGTTGATGCAGCTCTAGATATATTCAAGGCTGACCTTGCTTACCCCATTAGCAGATTGCCTGAGGTAAAACTTTTTTAAAGTATTGCCTGAGGTAAAACTTTTTTACAGTGTCGTATCTACAACTGCAAATAAGTTTGAGATTCTTGTTAGAAGCAAATACCTCTCATATTGATTAGTAAAACGGCATAGAGTAACATCCTTTCTATTGTGGAACCCTATAATCTTTCTTCCTCTTGATTATGGAATTTACTGTTAGAAATTGGACCTATAAAGATATCTTATAGATACTCTAACTGTTGCTAAATCCTTAGAATGGATTGCTGTGCAAAactcctttttctcttttctttcctggaaaaaaatagtttttctccTTAATATGTGTAAAAGGTATAGCTGGAACAAAGTGGACGGACTGTCAAAGTTTTCACATATATAGAAGTCAGGCTTGCCTTACCTAAAAAACTTCATGTTTGACAGGACCTATCACTGGATGTAACTTCTCCTCATAATATGTGAAATCAAGCAGGCATCATGTTAGGATGGGTTGAGAATATAATATTATGAGCATGAAATCGAAGAGTGAAGGTTAACACTTTGCTTTAAGGAGAGTGGACACTGATTTCTAAAAGgaaactaggatgatttaggcAGAGGGAACATTTTTTGTTAGGCTGTTTGGTTAACCTCTTAGACCATGTAACAAGAATTAGTATTTAGATTGACAACACAGAGGACAGGAAAGGAAGATGTATATATGACCTAGTGTTATTTATAGAGAACCGTATTATGGGTAGATTCTCTACTTATCATATACCAATTCCATATGAGCTTAAATCCGGGAACATCAATGAACTTTTTCCTTACAAAAAAGTATAGGAAATGAAGATCTGACACACATATCATGATTATTTATATACTATATGTCAAAAAGGGAAGTATGCCAGTAATTTCCTTCGTAGCTGTCTTTCCTGTACATGCTTCAGTGTAGTCACTTTATTTTAGTTGCTCCCATGCAGtaatttctcttttctctaatttttggCTGGACTTGTCAGATGCTTTCCAGGATGATAGAAAGTTCTTCTATTGTGTTCCATAATGTGAAGACAACGACTTCATCTTACATGGAACTAGAGGCCTATAGAAAAGCAGTAAACAATTGCAAAGTAAAAGATTTCTCAGTTTACACTCATGAAGCCCGGCTGGTGAAgtctccagcagagcttaaatTGATGAGAGATTCTGCATCAGTAGCTTGTCAGGTAATGGTAGTTCTTTTTCTGATTGCACATGGAAAATCATCTCTGAGTTATAGAGATGGATAGATAGAGTACATCTGGCTTaacttttatatgtttatttgtcTTCTTCTGAAGTTGATACTCTTCAGGCAGTTAACATGTCACAAGGGTATTGAGATATGACCGAGAttgtttcaaaattataaaaagcaTTGTTTGGATATCAGCTGATGGCATCTTAAGTGACATGtttgtcattttattatatgactaattttctttaaaaggtAAAAATAGGTGTTTGCATTTTCCTTTATTTCCTCTTCT comes from Solanum pennellii chromosome 1, SPENNV200 and encodes:
- the LOC107011139 gene encoding rhodanese-like domain-containing protein 6; its protein translation is MASMANQEEDYGVLLYYKYATIPDLEALFNFYESNCKCLSLLGRVRLSHNGVNVTVGGKLSALEEHIAAVKLNCLFEGTDFKLASCHEPSNDRVAVECGFTSLSIRIVKELVTLSSCPLPSSPLDISNAGKHLSAAEFHSVLHNVGNSQDKLIPSSDKGTVLIDARNLYETRIGKFYTPNVETLDPEIRQYSDLPSWIDNNSEKLRGNNILMYCTGGIRCEMASAYIRSKGAGFENVFQLYGGIQRYLEQFPDGGFFRGKNFVFDHRVSVGSSDSRILGTCLLCSSPFDDYSPRTRCTYCRMLVLICDNCREKDSSYVCELCQKNSQCIQPTSATEFDDSVEVSEVRELEAVSTSDRIAPSPLVSGPRTLRKLRILCLHGFRQNASGFKGRTASLAKKLKSIAELVFVDAPHELSFIYQIRRNCDSASEMENNRPPSENCSKKFSWLVAPDHMGKNDSDWKIADSPFDPLQYQKQTEGFDKSIAYVKDLYSKTDPFDGILGFSQGAAMAALVCLHQQKLKGEMEFRFAILCSGFAVNMNNCQQGSINVPSLHIFGNDKGKDRQIENQASRHLASVFENGCSVVIEHDFGHIIPTRPPYIDQIKEFLKRFM